From Montipora foliosa isolate CH-2021 chromosome 6, ASM3666993v2, whole genome shotgun sequence, a single genomic window includes:
- the LOC138005387 gene encoding uncharacterized protein, protein MRAILFLLTKGVRELHVNQIGNNFTALPKAKELNYEDINEFFWTDSKVVLGYISNEARRFHSFVANRVQEIHDHASPGQWRYVDTKENPADNASRSLGANEFIRSNRWWNGPNFLWKPLSDEPNFDPELSPDDPEVKKVTVLTTKFIECPTLVDCIEYFSDWYRPKRAIAVYLLFIQRMKLCVKKDKDDSISNKGNASQQDSRQKQQDQPSKFVMLRVKDLQRAELLLIKAVQYKAFSREIKALANKSHKDERDANMRKSVPRTSPVHRLKPILVGNGVLRVGGRLPQADLPYVVKNPVLLLRKAHLTNLVIQHFHERSGHQGRSRTHAEIHLSGFWIVNGSSLVGHHISKCVICWKLRAVPQRQLMAELPKDRLEQVPPFTFSAVDYFGPFCIREGRKEMKGKGVLFTCTASRAIHLETATSLTTDSFLNAYRRFVCRRGPIQQLRSDKGTNFEGELLAALNEMSHEKIQRELLKDNCDWFAWKMNVPPYGWRVGKTD, encoded by the exons ATGCGAGCTATATTATTCTTATTAACTAAAGGTGTCCGTGAACTTCACGTCAATCAAATTGGAAATAACTTCACAGCTTTACCGAAAGCT AAAGAACTGAATTATGAAGATATCAATGAGTTCTTCTGGACCGACAGTAAAGTTGTCCTAGGATACATTTCAAATGAAGCAAGGCGGTTTCATTCATTTGTGGCTAACCGAGTGCAAGAAATACACGACCATGCCTCCCCCGGTCAGTGGCGTTATGTTGATACCAAAGAGAACCCAGCTGACAACGCCTCAAGAAGTCTGGGAGCTAACGAATTCATAAGAAGTAACAGATGGTGGAATGGACCGAACTTCTTGTGGAAACCACTTTCAGATGAGCCCAACTTCGACCCTGAGCTATCTCCAGATGACCCCGAGGTTAAGAAGGTTACAGTACTGACAACCAAATTCATTGAATGCCCAACCCTTGTGGACTGCATCGAGTATTTCTCAGACTGGTACCGCCCAAAAAGAGCGATTGCCGTCTACCTGCTGTTCATCCAGAGAATGAAACTTTGCGTAAAGAAGGATAAAGACGACTCCATCAGCAACAAAGGCAATGCATCGCAGCAAGACAGCAGACAAAAACAGCAAGATCAACCCTCCAAATTCGTTATGCTAAGGGTAAAGGATCTCCAAAGAGCAGAGTTGTTGCTGATCAAGGCTGTACAGTACAAGGCGTTCTCAAGAGAAATCAAAGCCTTAGCGAACAAGTCTCACAAGGACGAAAGGGATGCCAACATGAGAAAGTCAGTACCAAGGACAAGCCCTGTACATCGCCTCAAACCAATTCTAGTCGGCAACGGTGTTCTACGAGTCGGAGGACGACTTCCTCAAGCCGACCTGCCATATGTTGTAAAGAACCCTGTCTTGCTGCTAAGGAAGGCTCACCTTACAAACCTGGTAATACAGCACTTCCATGAACGTTCAGGACATCAAGGCAGATCAAGGACACATGCCGAAATTCACTTATCCGGCTTTTGGATCGTAAACGGCAGTTCACTGGTCGGTCATCACATATCTAAATGTGTTATTTGTTGGAAGCTGAGAGCAGTGCCTCAAAGGCAGTTGATGGCTGAGCTTCCTAAAGACAGACTCGAACAAGTCCCTCCATTCACCTTCAGCGCCGTCGATTACTTTGGTCCGTTTTGCATAAGAGAAGGGCGTAAAGAGATGAAAGGAAAAGGGGTCTTATTCACCTGCACAGCGTCACGTGCCATCCACCTTGAGACAGCAACTTCGTTGACAACAGATTCATTCCTAAATGCCTACCGTCGCTTTGTTTGTCGTCGTGGCCCCATTCAGCAACTAAGGTCTGACAAGGGTACCAATTTCGAGGGCGAACTGCTAGCGGCCCTCAATGAGATGAGTCATGAGAAGATCCAAAGAGAACTATTAAAGGATAACTGCGATTGGTTCGCATGGAAAATGAACGTTCCACCCTATGGGTGGCGTGTGGGAAAGACAGATTAG
- the LOC138005385 gene encoding SRRM2 protein homolog rsr-2-like encodes MDSDKVENVKEVSTFEGAHGYSKETKENSHVGTKECEERSERRNRNRSERGLEFDLEIGTKKKERAAKDLQFRIDAAYESLREPADLVKLNACKDGLQAALDKFKTVHENLIDLLIRLGLNEREQREHDQFVGLNDAALECLADIKVRIKDQEIERVELLSQRSQHSKKPPSSVRSSSTSSSKRAAIETAKLKAKLDSLKRLQEIDRRRDELKQQQKELERLNEQEKLHGELSAAEAIQKILQESELNDTITLQEASNSVDPTEKQRQPKDTAPNSLIQLQADTSSLDKAKRQDKQFPVTTPPQPRDANARVSSTTTRSSLQFPSRLDVNTPDFAPQDLVQSATKTNSSEQYNSPLWRIQEENAEIQKTQVERVHQRNCTKNDQRPVRTADRRCL; translated from the coding sequence ATGGATTCCGATAAAGTAGAAAATGTCAAAGAAGTTAGTACATTTGAGGGTGCGCATGGTTACAGCAAAGAAACTAAAGAAAACAGCCACGTCGGTACGAAAGAATGCGAAGAACGATCGGAACGTCGCAACCGAAACCGCAGCGAAAGAGGCTTAGAATTTGACCTTGAAATCGgtacaaagaaaaaagaaagagcagCGAAAGATTTACAATTCCGTATAGATGCGGCCTATGAATCCTTACGAGAACCAGCGGATCTGGTAAAACTTAATGCCTGCAAAGACGGTTTACAAGCTGCACTAGATAAGTTCAAGACCGTACATGAAAACTTGATTGATCTGCTAATTAGATTAGGACTCAATGAAAGAGAACAAAGGGAACACGACCAATTTGTCGGGTTGAATGATGCCGCATTAGAATGCTTAGCAGACATCAAAGTAAGAATAAAGGACCAAGAAATTGAGAGAGTCGAACTCCTCTCGCAAAGATCACAGCACTCCAAAAAACCTCCATCGTCGGTTCGATCGTCTTCAACCTCCTCTTCGAAGCGCGCAGCGATCGAAACCGCAAAACTGAAAGCGAAATTAGATTCTCTGAAAAGGCTCCAGGAAATTGACAGGCGGCGAGACgagttaaaacaacaacaaaaggagCTAGAGCGTCTAAATGAGCAAGAAAAGCTACATGGCGAACTTTCCGCGGCTGAAGCAATTCAAAAAATACTACAAGAATCCGAACTGAATGACACCATCACTTTACAAGAAGCATCAAATTCCGTCGACCCAACAGAAAAACAAAGACAGCCAAAAGACACCGCCCCCAATTCCCTTATTCAACTGCAAGCAGATACAAGTAGTCTTGATAAAGCTAAGAGACAAGACAAACAATTTCCTGTTACAACGCCACCTCAACCACGGGACGCGAACGCAAGAGTCTCGAGCACAACCACAAGGAGTTCTCTCCAATTTCCCTCGCGACTTGACGTTAACACGCCAGACTTTGCCCCCCAAGACCTCGTACAATCGGCAACGAAAACTAACTCCTCCGAGCAATATAATTCTCCGCTTTGGCGCATCCAGGAAGAAAACGCTGAAATTCAAAAAACACAAGTCGAACGAGTACACCAGCGGAACTGCACAAAAAACGATCAGCGGCCTGTTAGGACTGCGGACAGAAGATGCTTATAA